The proteins below come from a single Prolixibacter sp. NT017 genomic window:
- a CDS encoding PAS domain S-box protein — translation MDVGVSKMLEEWKNFLDHSRDPEFLLTSRGELVYCSPSAFQIANLRSSDLPATADNWLQLIHHSEREILLSKVKSAFETTYVPVPKTITITNSKGDSEKYFAVSQLISSADADMNLLRVTLREDKTRQNQSDEKQELLDKIIELVNGDTSLDRKLNEFLRLTCPQPNIKNLFIYFNRKNTDNPVYTCASEKEQFQIVTEQNKAFINIWNELLYHLKPAKEKLHIQRRELPENIASRLKEKRIDELYIFPIVPQNNVAAYLGIIPDKPLTFDESLWEEISRVLSLAWLIDNKRKRLIHYKEKLDWLLDTSGQWYWEYNPSKSKFVIDKHWMIKCGYAQNHWPKEEFIRYVHPNDRDAFINQLELSSETRNQFFETEFRFQKSNGEYQAICCKGKTMFSHYSGRPRIVGVLNEIVPFETVQERFEQVFQLSPSYMVITQMATGIIVDVNQRFLDLIGKTKDKIIGTDFFKLGFISQETRENIREKLLRKKKVTNEEITIEVGEQKRFGLYSASIFMSDGEMLVLSSVQDFTEQKNISNELKQHRENLNELIKHRTVELNKSKLYYETLIQEMTDYICHSLPDTTILFVNDAYCRYLGQRRENLIGKQWIHFIPDASKDYIYEQIKIIKETKKVHTFEINVPARNGKPETWVQWINVPILDENGEISEIQSSGRDITNIKQIQAELSEAKERAEASGRLKSAFLANISHEIRTPMNVILGFTNLLIDNDLDEEEREEFAGHITNNANLLLRVLDNILEISRIEAGSTAIEIAPCDINKMLENLCLEYEKLAKPGVKVYSRPSLKGPFSFMTDKRRMKQLLTNLMDNAVKFTSEGHIECGYKLHPTNHNFDQIEFYIKDTGIGVPSDMVPLIFEPFRQADNSLTRQFGGTGLGLSIAKKLAELLGGTMNVNSVPGKQTIFSVTFPFQPSNQETTKKMIHNTADNKYHFVPDWQQHKVLIVEDVESNYQYIYSVLGKTGIQIVWASDGKEAIEYYKQNPDIDMILMDIKLPIMNGLDATQKLKRLNPDIPVIAVTAYAMAEDKEKCLEAGCDDFIVKPVNRFELLAKIENHFESQES, via the coding sequence ATGGATGTCGGAGTGAGCAAAATGTTGGAAGAATGGAAGAATTTTTTGGATCATTCCCGTGACCCTGAGTTCCTGCTAACCAGTCGCGGAGAGTTGGTCTATTGCTCTCCGTCTGCCTTTCAAATTGCGAATTTACGTTCGTCTGATTTACCGGCAACGGCCGACAACTGGCTGCAACTTATCCACCATTCAGAGCGTGAAATCTTGCTATCGAAAGTTAAAAGCGCTTTCGAGACTACTTATGTTCCCGTTCCGAAAACTATAACAATCACCAACTCCAAAGGGGATTCCGAGAAATATTTTGCTGTTTCGCAGCTCATCTCATCAGCCGATGCTGATATGAATTTGCTACGGGTCACCTTGCGGGAAGATAAAACCCGGCAAAACCAATCGGATGAAAAGCAAGAACTGCTGGATAAAATTATCGAGTTGGTCAACGGTGACACTTCCCTCGACAGAAAATTAAATGAGTTTCTGCGCCTGACGTGTCCTCAACCGAATATCAAAAATCTCTTCATATACTTTAATCGAAAGAATACAGACAACCCGGTTTACACCTGCGCATCGGAAAAAGAGCAGTTTCAGATTGTGACAGAGCAAAACAAAGCGTTCATCAATATCTGGAACGAGTTGCTCTATCACCTGAAACCGGCAAAAGAGAAACTTCATATCCAACGCCGGGAACTACCGGAAAACATTGCTTCCAGGCTAAAGGAAAAGAGAATTGACGAGCTTTATATTTTCCCCATTGTACCACAAAACAACGTGGCTGCCTACCTGGGGATTATACCGGATAAACCGCTCACTTTCGACGAATCACTGTGGGAGGAAATCAGTCGTGTGCTTTCACTCGCCTGGCTTATAGACAACAAGCGCAAGCGACTTATTCATTATAAAGAGAAATTGGATTGGTTGCTAGACACTTCCGGACAATGGTATTGGGAATACAATCCATCCAAATCAAAGTTTGTCATCGATAAGCACTGGATGATAAAGTGCGGCTATGCGCAGAATCACTGGCCGAAAGAGGAGTTTATCCGCTATGTCCATCCCAACGACCGCGATGCGTTTATCAATCAGTTAGAACTTTCTTCTGAAACCCGCAACCAGTTTTTCGAGACTGAATTCCGTTTTCAAAAATCAAACGGAGAATACCAGGCGATTTGCTGCAAAGGAAAAACCATGTTCAGTCACTACTCGGGCCGCCCCCGGATTGTGGGCGTATTAAACGAAATTGTTCCATTCGAAACCGTACAGGAACGCTTCGAGCAGGTTTTTCAACTCAGTCCTTCCTATATGGTCATTACACAAATGGCTACCGGAATAATTGTCGATGTCAACCAGCGCTTCCTTGACCTTATCGGGAAAACGAAAGACAAAATAATTGGTACCGACTTTTTTAAGTTGGGATTCATTTCGCAGGAAACCCGTGAGAATATTCGGGAAAAATTGCTGCGGAAGAAAAAAGTTACCAATGAAGAAATCACCATCGAAGTCGGAGAGCAAAAAAGATTTGGATTGTATAGTGCTTCAATCTTCATGAGTGATGGAGAAATGCTGGTGCTGTCCTCTGTCCAGGACTTTACCGAACAGAAAAATATCAGCAACGAACTCAAACAACACCGGGAAAACCTCAATGAATTAATAAAGCATAGAACCGTTGAACTGAACAAAAGCAAACTTTATTACGAGACGCTCATACAGGAGATGACGGACTACATTTGTCACTCCCTTCCCGATACGACTATACTGTTCGTCAACGATGCCTATTGCCGGTACCTCGGTCAGCGCCGGGAGAATCTGATAGGAAAACAGTGGATACACTTCATCCCTGACGCTTCAAAGGATTACATCTATGAACAAATCAAAATAATTAAAGAAACCAAAAAGGTCCACACATTCGAAATCAATGTACCAGCAAGGAATGGGAAACCGGAAACCTGGGTACAATGGATCAACGTCCCGATTCTGGACGAAAACGGTGAAATAAGTGAGATCCAATCCAGTGGCCGCGACATAACCAACATCAAACAGATACAAGCCGAATTAAGTGAAGCCAAAGAGAGAGCAGAAGCGTCAGGAAGGCTTAAATCCGCATTCCTGGCCAACATCTCGCACGAAATCCGCACGCCGATGAATGTCATACTTGGTTTCACCAATTTACTTATTGACAACGATCTGGATGAGGAGGAACGCGAGGAATTTGCCGGTCACATCACCAATAATGCTAATTTGTTGCTCCGCGTACTCGACAATATTTTGGAAATCTCCCGGATAGAAGCCGGATCTACCGCGATTGAGATAGCACCGTGTGATATCAATAAAATGCTGGAAAATCTTTGCCTGGAATATGAGAAACTGGCAAAACCTGGCGTAAAAGTATATAGTCGTCCTTCGCTCAAAGGTCCTTTCTCCTTCATGACCGACAAAAGACGCATGAAGCAGTTGCTCACCAACTTAATGGACAACGCCGTTAAATTTACCAGTGAAGGACATATCGAATGCGGATACAAACTACATCCAACTAATCATAATTTCGATCAAATTGAGTTTTACATCAAAGATACCGGAATAGGTGTCCCTTCCGACATGGTTCCTTTAATCTTTGAACCATTTCGGCAAGCCGACAACAGCCTTACCAGGCAATTTGGTGGAACCGGACTGGGATTATCTATCGCTAAGAAATTAGCCGAACTACTGGGCGGAACCATGAATGTCAATTCAGTTCCGGGCAAGCAAACAATTTTTTCCGTTACTTTTCCGTTTCAACCTTCAAATCAGGAAACAACAAAAAAGATGATACATAATACTGCCGACAATAAGTATCACTTTGTGCCCGACTGGCAACAGCACAAAGTATTAATTGTGGAAGATGTGGAGTCGAATTACCAATACATTTACAGTGTTCTTGGTAAAACCGGAATCCAAATTGTCTGGGCTTCAGATGGCAAAGAAGCAATTGAATATTACAAACAGAATCCGGATATCGACATGATTCTGATGGACATCAAACTTCCGATTATGAACGGTCTTGATGCAACGCAAAAGCTCAAAAGACTAAATCCCGACATACCGGTGATTGCCGTTACAGCCTATGCCATGGCCGAGGATAAGGAGAAGTGCCTGGAAGCCGGTTGCGATGATTTCATTGTCAAGCCCGTCAACCGCTTTGAATTGCTGGCCAAGATTGAGAATCACTTCGAATCTCAGGAATCATAA
- a CDS encoding saccharopine dehydrogenase family protein: protein MGKVLIIGAGGVGTVVAHKMAGLPKVFSEIMLASRTKSKCDAIAEKIGGNRIQTAQVDADSVPQLVKLIRSFQPDLVVNVALPYQDLTIMDACLETGVSYLDTANYEPKDEAKFEYKWQWAYHDRFKEAGLTAILGCGFDPGVTSIFTAHAAKNVFDEIQYLDIVDCNAGDHGKAFATNFNPEINIREVTQKGKYWENDDWQLTEPHEIHKPLNYPNIGPKESYLIYHEELESLVKNFPTIKRARFWMTFGQEYLTHLRVIQNIGMAGIEPIMYEGKEIVPIQFLKAVLPDPGDLGENYHGETSIGCRIRGLKDGKEQTYYIYNNCSHEAAYKETGMQAVSYTTGVPATIGAMMFMQEKWKKPGVYNVEQFDPDPFLEELNQHGLPWNELYDVDLEL from the coding sequence ATGGGTAAAGTTTTGATCATTGGCGCCGGAGGTGTAGGAACAGTGGTTGCTCACAAAATGGCCGGACTTCCAAAGGTATTTTCGGAAATTATGCTGGCAAGCCGCACCAAATCAAAATGTGATGCGATTGCTGAAAAAATTGGTGGAAACCGGATCCAAACGGCTCAGGTGGATGCTGATAGTGTACCGCAACTGGTGAAATTGATTCGTTCGTTTCAGCCTGATTTGGTGGTAAACGTCGCTCTTCCTTACCAGGATTTGACGATCATGGATGCCTGTCTCGAAACGGGTGTTTCCTATCTCGATACCGCCAACTATGAGCCAAAGGATGAAGCCAAATTCGAGTATAAATGGCAGTGGGCTTATCACGATCGTTTCAAAGAAGCGGGACTGACTGCTATTTTGGGATGCGGTTTCGATCCGGGTGTGACGAGTATCTTCACTGCGCATGCGGCTAAAAACGTGTTCGACGAAATCCAGTATCTCGACATTGTCGATTGTAACGCCGGCGATCACGGTAAAGCGTTTGCTACTAATTTCAATCCCGAAATCAATATTCGTGAGGTGACCCAGAAAGGAAAATACTGGGAAAATGACGATTGGCAGTTGACCGAACCACACGAAATTCATAAGCCGTTGAATTATCCGAATATTGGCCCGAAAGAATCCTATTTGATTTACCATGAAGAGCTGGAATCGTTGGTGAAAAATTTCCCGACCATCAAACGGGCCCGCTTCTGGATGACCTTTGGCCAGGAGTACCTGACGCACCTGCGGGTGATTCAGAATATCGGTATGGCTGGTATTGAGCCCATCATGTACGAAGGGAAGGAGATTGTTCCGATTCAGTTCCTGAAAGCTGTATTGCCCGATCCCGGCGATTTGGGCGAGAATTACCATGGCGAAACTTCAATTGGATGTCGTATCCGCGGATTGAAGGACGGTAAGGAGCAGACTTATTACATTTACAATAACTGCAGCCACGAAGCAGCATACAAGGAAACTGGCATGCAGGCTGTTAGTTATACAACAGGCGTTCCGGCGACGATTGGTGCCATGATGTTTATGCAGGAAAAATGGAAAAAGCCCGGCGTATACAATGTTGAGCAATTCGATCCGGATCCGTTCCTGGAAGAACTGAACCAACACGGTTTACCATGGAATGAATTGTATGACGTTGATTTGGAGTTGTAA
- the bamA gene encoding outer membrane protein assembly factor BamA: MPGVFRVILLTFILLLPFESFAQTKTVVKKVVFEGNTTLSNEDLAGQMNTESPTFLDKLQFWKPGPTFSKYTLDDDIERLKSYYQRNGFLHPAIHYSLDSNRVGRRITVMIQIKEGKPYLINQVKVHNDSLHLDSTIINDAQKKFPVKVGKRFVDQDVYQSEDKLTSAYTNRGYPLVSVKRDIQVDTSAHSVDLRFRVKPGPKAWFGKVTLKGDSLVPEKFIRNKLKFSPGDRFSQKQLQLTQQKLFDTELFSYVVVRAQTDSIQGDSIPITVYLKENPRWSLQAGVGYGSEDRIRVSAEVTRLHFLGGARRLIFNGKHSHFLPFSFDTKFIQPDIFRDNLDFILNPFYIRENETGFEVDRLGTGVTFQQTFSSGTAGYLMYSLEKDRLTNKAAAAVDSTVNPQDSIHNKSGITVGVSRNTTNDVFDPTDGWKLDTYVTYMGVGFQSKYHYVKVESDVRHYIPFNENWVFAARLRAGVIRPIKGDRQSPLEDRFLLGGANSLRGWGRNQVSPVNENGVPIGGNSVLEGSAEVRFPVYEIFGGAAFMDFGNVWPKAFNYNLGGLKYDVGLGVRVKTPIGPIRLDLATPVFENKFRTQFFISIGQAF, encoded by the coding sequence ATGCCGGGAGTCTTCAGGGTTATTTTATTGACGTTTATTCTTCTCTTGCCGTTTGAGTCATTCGCTCAAACAAAAACGGTAGTTAAGAAGGTGGTATTCGAAGGAAATACCACGCTGAGCAACGAAGACCTTGCCGGGCAAATGAACACCGAAAGTCCGACATTTCTCGATAAGTTACAGTTTTGGAAGCCGGGGCCGACTTTTTCTAAATATACGCTTGACGACGATATCGAGCGGTTGAAAAGCTATTATCAGCGAAATGGTTTTTTGCATCCGGCGATTCATTATTCCCTGGATTCGAACCGGGTGGGTAGGAGAATCACTGTCATGATCCAAATTAAAGAGGGGAAACCTTACCTCATTAATCAGGTGAAAGTACACAATGATTCGTTGCATTTAGATTCAACTATTATAAATGACGCGCAAAAGAAGTTTCCTGTCAAGGTAGGAAAAAGATTTGTCGATCAGGATGTTTACCAGTCGGAAGACAAACTGACCAGTGCTTATACCAATAGAGGTTATCCATTGGTGAGTGTGAAGCGTGATATTCAGGTCGATACTTCGGCACATTCTGTCGATCTCCGGTTTCGGGTGAAACCGGGTCCAAAAGCTTGGTTCGGAAAAGTAACCCTTAAAGGAGATTCACTGGTTCCGGAGAAATTTATTCGTAACAAACTCAAGTTTTCTCCTGGAGACCGTTTTTCGCAAAAGCAGCTGCAGCTAACACAACAAAAGCTTTTCGATACCGAACTGTTCAGCTATGTGGTTGTCCGGGCACAGACCGATAGCATTCAGGGCGACAGTATTCCCATTACCGTGTATCTGAAAGAGAATCCGCGATGGTCGTTGCAGGCCGGAGTGGGATATGGTTCGGAAGATCGGATCAGGGTATCGGCTGAAGTTACCCGGTTACATTTTCTGGGAGGCGCCCGGCGATTGATTTTCAATGGGAAGCACTCTCATTTTCTCCCGTTCAGTTTTGACACCAAGTTCATTCAGCCTGATATTTTTCGCGATAACCTCGATTTTATCCTGAACCCGTTTTATATCCGTGAAAATGAAACCGGTTTTGAAGTCGACCGGCTGGGAACCGGCGTCACATTTCAGCAAACATTTTCTTCCGGTACTGCCGGCTATTTGATGTATTCGCTGGAAAAAGACCGGCTGACCAATAAAGCTGCGGCAGCCGTCGATTCAACGGTCAATCCGCAGGACTCGATTCACAATAAATCAGGAATCACTGTAGGCGTTAGCCGAAATACAACCAACGACGTTTTCGATCCGACCGACGGCTGGAAGCTTGACACGTACGTGACGTACATGGGCGTTGGTTTTCAGTCGAAATATCACTACGTCAAGGTAGAATCAGACGTCCGGCACTATATTCCGTTCAACGAGAATTGGGTGTTTGCTGCAAGGTTACGGGCCGGTGTTATTCGGCCGATAAAGGGAGACAGACAAAGTCCGTTGGAAGACCGTTTCTTGCTCGGAGGCGCGAACTCATTGAGGGGTTGGGGCCGGAATCAGGTTTCGCCGGTAAACGAGAATGGGGTGCCGATTGGTGGTAACAGTGTGCTGGAAGGAAGTGCAGAAGTTCGTTTTCCGGTTTACGAAATCTTTGGAGGCGCCGCTTTTATGGATTTTGGAAATGTGTGGCCCAAAGCATTTAACTACAACTTGGGAGGCCTCAAATATGATGTCGGATTGGGAGTTCGGGTGAAGACGCCTATCGGCCCAATTCGGTTGGATTTAGCGACACCAGTGTTTGAGAATAAGTTTCGAACGCAGTTTTTCATCTCTATCGGACAGGCATTTTAA
- a CDS encoding translocation/assembly module TamB domain-containing protein — protein sequence MKIVSWIVGGIIILILAGLLMIRTGMLNQWLASVVSSKGSEMLHAEVKLDSIRGNLLGDFYLTNFSLSRNDTTLLFFQKLEVKYSLASVLRKNVNVDYVGLAQLRVFAVQKKDSTWNLEHIFPADATKVQPDSTSKSGSSWTVNISDFRLKDFQGTVVPIDTVAIIPRKLALSLALSVRFEPEDLALNLKQFHLQTQQPDAVIDSLTGKLEMVKRRLKWSDLHFQTTRSRMTSNGMLPLDSLNLADLQLAFQPLDLADLQPFIKQPLYGKPNIQLLLKGGMQQNQMQLKVHEAQQRLALEGWFKDLRTNPQYNFHLKIDSINAATWTRDSTLNSLISGRFAVVGDGFDIKTNRVKLDGQLNDAHYSGYTVKNFSVNLDKRAGNVDARLNADAWLGKIESTAHLKELFTHPAYQINARLRHVDLADFLPKDSLKSDVNLDLRLKGSGMKLNDLKAQAEIRSNNTILLGQPVTDFHTRMRYNAGNYQLDSLLFEVPAFHLFAKGKGNIHLSNDFSLTVQARDINSLAKPLGLPPSKMTGTISGRVTGPADSLRFAGNIDLQHLRYDSITVGVLAGKVQALLQDSLYRGKADLQASSMDIGGIAMQSLGLKTQFKNGRLDNQVDLVMNDSLKANLAANVFFKNALRVDLKRLHLSLIHSEWNGGSDSTSIIPSGDSIVVRNLVLASAKQKIALDGRFAFHGNEDLNLSLDNVDLSQIPPFKGVPQNLKGIVSSGIRLTGSGTKPEIQGFLDIQKPALDTISLKQIAADVNFQDERLKLQLGVLGEKDSLLTAELDLPLHLSFADSIYLLRKTEPVHGYLRIDSLEIARFNRFIAQQGMKVGGLFSANVQLSNTIDDVKIGGHVHLDNGQFDDKEYGLSYRNIILRSGLQGNRFSIDTLGMKSGKGYLGMHGYVKLKSQLGAEPEYIHLNISGEKFSVANSDLLDAVINTNMLLEGTPQQPKFSGNLTVEEAHLNADALRARMAVKSNDPNPPLLVQAINDASVTDTTGKKQVTVNDTISAFQSVDFYRQLTGTFTVSIPGNFWIKGKDMNFELKGDLRAVKEGKPVDLFGTLSVQRGFYKMYGKRFDFESGSLTFTGSDEINPMVDFTIAYSFRDVEKQLRKITLHITGRALEPNFEFRLDGQQITEQDALSYILFGRSSNQLTSAQSSSVNSASGVAKNLALGQVSSVLKDALQSTLNLDVLEISGGENWSSSSVTVGKYITRNLYLGYQRTFALDKKTKIIAPEKITLEYQILRWLYLQATNQATNSGFDLIIKKSWK from the coding sequence GTGAAAATAGTAAGCTGGATCGTTGGCGGAATCATTATTCTGATTCTTGCCGGACTGCTGATGATCCGTACCGGGATGCTGAATCAATGGCTGGCATCCGTCGTGTCGTCAAAAGGGAGCGAGATGCTGCATGCTGAAGTGAAACTCGATTCCATCCGGGGAAACCTTTTGGGAGATTTTTACCTGACGAATTTTTCGCTTTCGCGGAATGATACAACATTGTTGTTTTTTCAAAAGCTGGAAGTAAAATATTCTCTGGCGTCTGTCCTCCGAAAGAACGTGAACGTTGATTACGTCGGGTTGGCGCAACTTCGTGTTTTTGCTGTGCAGAAAAAAGATTCGACCTGGAACCTGGAGCACATTTTTCCGGCAGATGCGACAAAAGTGCAGCCGGATTCGACATCGAAAAGCGGAAGTAGTTGGACGGTTAATATATCCGACTTTCGTCTGAAAGACTTTCAGGGAACGGTCGTCCCGATTGACACGGTCGCGATTATTCCGCGCAAATTGGCGCTTAGCTTAGCATTATCTGTCCGGTTCGAACCGGAAGACTTGGCGCTAAATCTAAAGCAGTTTCACCTGCAAACGCAACAACCGGATGCAGTAATCGACAGCCTGACGGGAAAACTGGAGATGGTGAAACGGCGGTTGAAGTGGAGCGATCTGCACTTTCAAACCACTCGTTCGCGGATGACCAGTAACGGAATGTTGCCGCTCGATTCACTCAATTTAGCTGATTTGCAGCTGGCTTTTCAACCGCTTGATTTGGCGGATTTGCAGCCGTTTATTAAGCAGCCTCTTTACGGTAAGCCTAATATTCAGCTTTTGCTGAAAGGAGGCATGCAGCAAAACCAGATGCAACTCAAGGTTCATGAGGCACAGCAGCGCCTTGCCCTCGAGGGCTGGTTCAAAGATTTGCGCACGAATCCGCAGTACAACTTTCACCTAAAAATCGACAGTATCAATGCAGCAACCTGGACGCGAGATAGCACGTTGAATTCATTGATTTCCGGACGTTTTGCCGTCGTTGGTGATGGCTTTGACATAAAAACCAATCGTGTTAAGCTGGATGGACAGTTAAACGATGCTCACTATTCCGGTTATACCGTGAAAAATTTCTCCGTGAACCTGGACAAACGAGCCGGGAATGTAGATGCTCGTTTGAATGCGGATGCATGGCTTGGAAAGATAGAGAGTACAGCTCATCTTAAAGAGCTGTTTACCCATCCTGCTTACCAAATTAATGCCCGGTTGAGGCATGTCGACCTGGCTGATTTCCTGCCGAAAGATTCCTTGAAATCAGATGTGAATCTGGATCTTCGGTTGAAGGGCTCAGGGATGAAATTGAACGATTTGAAAGCACAAGCGGAAATACGGTCAAACAATACGATTCTGTTGGGGCAACCGGTGACGGATTTTCATACCCGGATGCGTTACAATGCTGGCAATTACCAATTGGATAGCCTGCTCTTCGAGGTTCCGGCCTTTCATCTGTTCGCGAAGGGGAAGGGGAACATTCATTTGAGTAACGACTTTTCGTTGACTGTTCAGGCTCGTGATATTAATAGTCTGGCCAAACCACTCGGATTGCCGCCATCGAAAATGACCGGTACCATTTCCGGAAGAGTAACCGGTCCGGCTGATTCGCTCCGGTTTGCGGGAAATATCGATCTGCAACATCTCCGGTATGATTCCATTACAGTGGGGGTGCTGGCAGGAAAAGTCCAGGCATTACTTCAGGACAGTCTTTACCGCGGAAAAGCCGATTTGCAGGCTAGCTCGATGGATATCGGCGGTATTGCCATGCAATCGTTAGGACTGAAAACTCAATTTAAAAATGGACGTCTGGATAATCAGGTTGATTTGGTGATGAATGATTCGCTGAAGGCAAATTTGGCAGCAAACGTCTTTTTTAAGAATGCTCTCCGGGTTGATTTGAAGCGACTCCATTTGAGTTTGATCCACTCGGAATGGAATGGAGGAAGCGATTCGACTTCGATAATTCCGTCCGGTGATTCCATTGTGGTGAGGAACCTGGTATTGGCGTCGGCTAAGCAAAAAATCGCGCTGGACGGCCGTTTCGCTTTTCATGGGAATGAAGATTTAAACCTGTCTCTCGATAATGTTGATTTGTCGCAAATTCCTCCTTTCAAAGGTGTTCCGCAAAACTTAAAAGGAATTGTTTCGTCCGGAATCCGGTTGACTGGTAGTGGCACCAAACCGGAAATACAGGGTTTCCTGGATATTCAAAAGCCGGCGCTCGACACCATCAGTCTGAAACAAATTGCAGCTGATGTGAATTTTCAGGATGAGAGATTGAAATTGCAGTTGGGTGTGCTGGGTGAAAAGGATTCTCTCCTGACCGCGGAGTTGGATCTCCCGTTGCATCTTTCATTTGCCGACAGCATTTACCTGCTTCGGAAAACCGAACCGGTGCATGGTTACCTGCGGATTGATAGTCTGGAAATAGCACGTTTTAACCGGTTTATTGCTCAGCAGGGCATGAAAGTTGGCGGACTGTTTTCGGCCAATGTGCAGCTCTCGAATACCATCGACGATGTCAAGATTGGTGGGCACGTACATCTTGATAACGGGCAGTTTGACGATAAAGAGTACGGGTTGAGCTATCGGAATATTATACTACGAAGCGGGCTTCAGGGAAACCGGTTCTCCATTGATACCCTTGGGATGAAATCCGGAAAGGGATACCTGGGAATGCATGGTTATGTGAAGCTGAAATCGCAATTGGGGGCTGAGCCGGAATACATTCATTTGAATATCAGTGGTGAAAAATTCTCAGTGGCCAATTCCGACCTGCTGGATGCGGTTATCAATACAAATATGCTTTTGGAGGGAACTCCGCAGCAGCCCAAATTCTCCGGAAATCTGACTGTTGAAGAGGCACACTTGAATGCAGATGCCCTGCGAGCCAGGATGGCGGTAAAATCGAACGATCCAAATCCGCCGTTGTTAGTGCAGGCCATAAACGATGCGTCGGTAACGGATACAACCGGTAAGAAACAGGTGACTGTAAATGATACGATTTCAGCTTTCCAGTCAGTTGATTTTTATCGTCAACTGACTGGAACTTTTACGGTCAGCATTCCCGGAAACTTCTGGATCAAAGGGAAGGACATGAACTTTGAACTGAAAGGAGATTTACGTGCAGTGAAGGAAGGAAAACCGGTTGATCTTTTTGGTACACTAAGTGTGCAGCGCGGGTTTTATAAGATGTATGGCAAACGATTCGATTTTGAATCGGGTAGTTTAACCTTTACGGGAAGCGATGAGATTAACCCGATGGTTGATTTTACCATTGCCTATTCCTTCCGAGACGTAGAGAAACAGCTGAGGAAAATTACTCTGCACATAACCGGAAGAGCGCTTGAACCAAACTTTGAGTTTCGTCTCGATGGTCAGCAAATTACCGAGCAAGATGCCCTGTCGTATATTCTGTTTGGACGGTCATCCAATCAGCTTACTTCAGCACAAAGCTCGAGCGTGAACAGTGCATCCGGTGTGGCAAAGAATTTGGCGCTAGGTCAGGTGTCGTCGGTGTTGAAAGATGCGCTGCAGTCGACACTCAACCTCGATGTGCTGGAGATTTCCGGAGGTGAAAACTGGTCATCCAGCAGCGTTACCGTTGGAAAATACATTACCAGGAACCTGTACCTGGGGTATCAGCGGACTTTTGCTCTCGATAAGAAGACTAAAATTATTGCGCCGGAAAAGATTACCCTGGAATACCAAATTCTGCGTTGGTTGTATCTGCAGGCAACCAATCAGGCGACAAACTCGGGTTTTGATTTAATTATTAAAAAGTCGTGGAAATAG
- a CDS encoding Crp/Fnr family transcriptional regulator, with protein sequence MIDNSTKTSCLLCQNKSACFEKLSEEELLSVDERRVELHYRKGEVIAKQGSFVTHILFLKKGLTKIYREIDKDNNLILNFYPSGKLMGLSSLYMNSILQFSIAAVEDSVICAMDIHIFEKFVRQNGQFAASIIHAINQHFAHRTEKLVSLTQKQMNGRLAEAFLFFADQLYRSDSFHLSLTRKDIAEFTGMSVMSVVRGIKDFKENGILEDSNGDITLLKRDMLEKISQTG encoded by the coding sequence ATGATTGACAATAGCACAAAAACATCATGCCTTTTATGCCAGAATAAGTCAGCCTGTTTTGAAAAACTATCGGAAGAAGAGTTGCTTTCGGTCGATGAAAGACGGGTTGAATTGCACTATCGCAAAGGGGAAGTTATCGCCAAACAGGGCTCATTTGTCACCCATATATTATTCCTGAAAAAGGGACTCACTAAAATCTATCGGGAAATCGATAAGGACAATAACCTCATTCTGAATTTCTACCCGAGTGGCAAACTGATGGGGCTTTCGTCATTGTACATGAACAGCATCCTGCAGTTCTCCATTGCAGCTGTCGAAGATTCCGTGATTTGTGCCATGGATATCCACATTTTTGAGAAGTTCGTGCGCCAAAACGGTCAATTTGCGGCATCCATCATTCATGCCATCAACCAACACTTTGCACACCGTACCGAAAAACTAGTCTCGCTGACACAGAAGCAGATGAACGGCCGTTTGGCAGAAGCATTTCTTTTCTTCGCCGACCAACTTTACAGAAGCGATTCGTTTCACCTCTCTCTTACACGGAAAGATATCGCTGAATTTACAGGGATGTCCGTGATGAGTGTGGTACGGGGAATCAAGGACTTCAAAGAGAACGGAATTCTGGAAGACAGCAATGGCGATATCACCTTGCTGAAACGCGACATGCTGGAAAAAATCAGCCAAACCGGTTAG